TATTTAAGTCTAACTATGGTAAACTATTGGAACCTAAATACATCCTAATCTTTTTTTGGGCAAGCATcctaatcaaatatttaatttatcatcaaaattaagaatataaatcatGCATCGATAGTTTGTTTTTCTATCTTATTATTTACACTGCAATACggtgaatatttatttattttgcgtAAACAAATGAATAAAAGAAGTAGAAAGAAAGACAAAAGGATAATGTTCTTTTGTTTGTGATGTGCACTACAATCATGTGCAGGTTCATCGTAATCACATGCTCGCTTGTCCTGCATTGTTAGCAACATGCCAAATCGCAGTTGACGAAGATCACCGTCACGGCGTGGTTTGTCGCCTTACACAACCTACCTGCTACTTCCTACAAAAATAACAATATCATATCGGAAACTTCGATCCAAAATCTAACTACACTAACTATACGAACTATGCATTGATTAAAAAGTATATGGGATCCAACAAGGTTAAAGACAGAGGACCTTGTTTAAGATTTAATTAGAGTGTAAGAAACCTTAAGCCAATGACATTGATGATGTCGCTTAACTAGTATGTAGTTGTCCTTATTGATTTTTGGCATTATTGAAACTATTGAATCACACAACAAATACCTGTAAATTTAAAACAGAACATGAGATTGATTTATTATACTAAGCAAACAAAACCAAGTTTGGCAGGACAGACTAATGTATGTATCAATAATGTAACCCATTGTTTAAGGTCATACACATCTcttgtcttctttcttctgATAATTAGAGTGTTCTTTATTATTTAGTAGAGAAAGCTAAATGGATTACGACACATCATTTACATTATAGTTTTGCATAGCCTTattataataacatttttacGTGCTATTGTTCTAAtcgttttttttgtaacattttgtGGTATTATAGTTTAGTTATGCTCCGATCCGGTTTCAAAACCTGGTAAAGGTATTCAATCCTGACGATGCAAAAATCTCCCCAACACAATTAAACCAATTGAAAAGATTCCAATCTTTTGAAACCAAGAATATTTCCTAGAGTTGAAACCAAAGTAATTAAAAGGAACAGTAATCATCCGGAATAAGAAACAATTGGACAAAGGGCAGAGTAAAGTTGTGAGCAGAAACAAGAAACAGAATCAGAGCTGAGATTATTGAGTTGTAGAAGATTATCTTCCTTAGCCATATGCTTCGCCAACTCTTCCTCTGAGTCTGACCGCCTAGTTATGCATGTTGAGGCAGAATGAGATTATTGAGTTAATTAAACGCTGTCTGTGGCTCATTTGTAGAGTAGATGTCCCCTGTTTTTTTTGAGAAACTGGCAACAATGGATCATATTTGAAGATGAACTGATGCTGTCCGCTAATAGTCGTTCCCAAGTATTTATACTTTTGATTAAGatagattttatataaaacatattttagcGTCGAAGTcgttgtagtatagtggtaagtattcccgcctgtcacgcgggtgacccgggttcgatccccggcaacggcgttAAACTTTTTAACATGACTTGTACACACGTACGGAGATCTTAGTTTTGTTAAATTTATGGGCTTTTCTCACGTAGTACAAAACCCAATCATTGTGTCTCAAACGTTCAAGCGATTTTTAGTTCTATCACTTTCTCTGCTACTGAGAATGAGAAGTATGATAGTGATGACTGATGAGCGTTGAAGAGGCTTGTAAATTGAAGACTCATCATGTTTGGTTCGACCAAGTGAAATAGATGCCATGGTACCAAATTTCCAATAACTCAAAAACAGAGACAAAATCTGGAAAACTGTCTGGAAAACTAGAGAAATCTCAAAGGCAATATCCATAAAACAAATGAACATATTATATAACCTAAAGGCAAAATGAAAGAGAGAAATTATGCTACGGTAACGTCTTGTCTTTTTGATGGAAAGACAAAAGACAGAATGAAGGAAAATAACAAAGTTCATTCAAACGACCACGGTCACTTAAGCAGCTGCCTGAATAGGTGGTCCATTTGATCTGTTAAACCCACCACGGCCTCCTCCTCTTCCACGACCTCCCCTTCCACCACGGCCACCTCCTGGTTCCAACAACATTCTCACATTAAAAAACTCGAGACAATATTGGTTTTACAAAAATTGAGATAACAATGGTGttttaaacatctatcgtaccACGGCCCTGAGGAGGAGCATCATGTCCATAGTCCTGTTGAGGATGAGGAGCATTGTTATATCCATAGTCTCCTCCATGTTGTTGAGCTTCATAGTATGGTGGAGGAGCATTGAAACCTCCTCTTCCACGACCACCACCACGTCGTCCTCCTCCTCTCCCGCGGCCTCCTCTTCCTCTACCAGATGACCGCTCAGGCTCCATACCTCCATCATCATACTCATGATACTGTGGAGCAGGAGCATTGTTTTCATAGCTTCCTCCATCTTGTTGAGCTTCATAGTAAGGCTGAGGAGGACCATTGTAACCTCCTCTTCCACGACCGCCACGTCCCCCACCTCTCCCGCGCCCTCCTCTTCCTCTACCAGATGGCCGCTCAGGTTCCATACCCCCATCATCATACTCAACGTTCACATATCCATCCCCTGACAAAGTAAACACAACACAATCCACAAAATTGGAACCCTTGTCCACACTTCAGAAGAAACTAAGATTTTGGAAAGAAAATTCCGATCCTACCTCTGCCACCTCTTCCCCTACCACCTCCTCGGCCTCTTCTTGCTCTGCCTCTTGGTGATCCATCTAAAACAGATAGATACAGATGAACaagttataaacaaaaaaaaagaagaagcactGAGCTTAGAAAGGTTCGTTTAAAAGAGAAGGTGTAAATACCTCTGCCTTCGTAATCAATCTCAGCCAATGGCTTCACCATCTCAATAGGAATCGGAGGCTGGTACCTGCAATATCATTTAGTAAGTAATCATTAGCATTAGAGACATTGTACCTCTCTAGAAAGAATACTGCTTGAGACACAAAACCTTTGTGatcacaaaacaaaaatatataaagaaaaacactGAAAAAAACTCACCCAACTGAGGATGTATTCAGCTCCTTCTTCGAAAGTATTATAGTGATCAACGACACATGCCTTGTCGTCTCAATTCTTCaggaaaagataaaaaagaaaattaataaaaacactTTAATACAAGTCCTAgcacaaataaaaaaatgtcaACCAACTTACGGAAGAAGGCCTTCCTCTTTAGGTTCCCAGGTATCGGTTATGTCCGTGGATCCAATAGACGTGTGCTGGTGAAGACCAGCAACTCTTCTCTGCAATAAGGATTAGAAAAAAATGTTGTTCAGATACAATAGAGCCCACATTTGTTATCATGACCCAGATAAACCACAAAAAGCATACCTTAATCAACTCAACAATGTTCACAGTCTTGTTGATTGCTCTTCCCATTGCCTTGAAAATAACTTCATCCGATCCTTTCTcctatatattacaaaaaaaaaacaaatccgtTCAGACGCAAGCAGgacatgtttttgtaataaaaatcgAAATCAAAGACAAGACTACACAATGATATGTTGTAATAACCCAACCTAACCACAgataacataactaaatatactaaaaaagatatgaattttaaaacagGCACGAATTTAAGACACAATTTAACCAACGATTTTCTCGTTCAAACATAAATTCatgtttcgattttttttacTGAATCAGACACgagaatataataaaataaatgctaCTAGATTCTCTGAACAAATCATAAACCCATAGAAGAAACAGAACCGAACACAAAAACGTATCTCACAGATTCAACGAAGAAACAAAAATACCTGAAGAAGAGCCATCGCATAGGTGATGCAGTTTCGCGCCCTACCGGTACTGGTGATACGAATCTCGTTCTCAGCAATCGGAGTCTCATCCTTCGGCTTCGCAACTCGCTCGTACATGTCCATCTgaacacaaacacacacaaaaaaaaaatcagaagagctcttctccaaaaaaaaaaacaaattcgtTCACGAAGGTTGAACCATAGATGATACTTGTTCAAATCAGGTTGTTGTTCTTAAAATCCTCGCGAATCGATTGAATGAATGCTTTACCTTTGTGTGACTGTTGGGGTTAGATCCTTGGAAACCCTAGAAGATTCGGATAAGCAAGGAATTAGAGCGGTTTTGTACAAGGCGCTCTCTCATATATAACAGCCGGCACCAGTGAACTGCCCTAATTGATTTCCGGTTTGCAAATTTTCACTTTAAACCGGTTCAAACCGAACCGCGGATAAGACATCATATTTCCTCAGTTTTGATTTATCTCTTTGTGAAATTCAGCATCATAGTATTAGGGATCTCCAACATAACATCAAATTTAGTGTCGAAATTACACCAAATTTAGTGTTTttgtatcaattttttttttgtcattttcaaccaaattttataccaaatttaatgttttttagttttaataatttttatatttttattatttaaaaatttataaaaaattgttttatcacacttaaatattatgtttaataaatttcttaattatatttttatgaaatttatttatatttatattttttattttaacaatattatacatgtatttattttatataatatattatattaaaaattacaaactattaattatgaaaagcacatcaaataataaatatattttaataaatttatattagttagTAATacaattttaactatattataaaaatttattttaatgttttagtgaatttaatagtattacataaggttttaattatttactacAAAATCTTAACTTTAcaataatgtaatattattaagtGTTAATTACTgattaaatataacttaaataaagacaataatcaatatttaaaaaaatacattacaaGATAAAGTAAATGATAATAAGcatttagtgattttttatttgaaaataaaataaaatacaaaagtactacaatattttatttttttataacataaagaaaatgataataatCACTTAGTGATTCTTTAAttgagaataaatatattttaattatgtaaaataattaaaaaatacaaataaaatattatatttatgtttagttacAAATTTAACTGATtaatactccttctgtttcacAATGTAAGTAGTTTAGACTAAAAGCgctaatattaagaaaattgttaaaattttaaaaataatatttaattaattagtaCAACCAATTTTAAAAGACCGGATATTATTTGATTGGCTACACTATAGCCAATAAATGCAAAAATTATCTAGATATATGGaaactacttatattttgaaacaaagaaATCTTCCTTATACTACTTACAATAAAAATAGAGAGAGTAATaaaaactgaattatattattcacgaaacataataaaatatttacattaaatatttgGTGTGATAAATGTTGTTACACCGAATTTGATGTATTACTATTCattttacaccaaatttggtgaaATTGTATCATTATGATGTTTTATTGGAGATGTAATTACAttaaatttggtgttttggtgTCTCATTGGAATCGGCTTTAAAACACGATATATAATGAACTTTTAATTtgcttaaatttcaaaaattaatggCTACTTGTTTATTTAATGTTCTTTTATTCATCAAACTCAAAGCATTGTCTCTTTAAGCTATGAAATAATAAACCAAACAAACGAACATCCCAAATTGTATTCCTACAACTTTTTCGGTTTACTTGCACCTGTTTCTGTACCGGCCGGCCAGTTTGTTAGAATGGTCAAGCTCGATATTCGTGGTGAGGTGTATGTTTTTCCTGGAAGATTATCCAACTAGACAAAAAGGAGCAAGAAATGGTCAAGAAATGGTGGTCGTCTGTTTGGTCTATAAATGGACTTTTGGACTTTTTCATACAAGATATAAATAAAGTGTTTGAAAAAACCCACATCTTACTTTTAATggcaaaaagaagaaaatatctGTTCTCCATCACGTAATAAAATGTCAGTCATCTCTATGTACTGTATAAGTGAATTTGATTATACAAAATGGAGGCTGGtaagaaaacaaagataaaTCTACCAACTATTGCATTCAAGCCTAGTCACATGAAATTTCCTTAAAATCAATTGATTAACTCTATTTTACTAagcatatttatatattttttaaaaataaactgaaaactaCTTACCAATCAccatattttaaagttttgaatcAAATGTTAAAATGCTTGGAAAATAAACATGCATCCGAAAATTATGAGCATGCACGTTTTTATGCTTCAGGGTTATTAATGATAATTAGTTCCCTACAGAGAATTTGGAGAATTAAATTTGTCTAGTACATTAGTGTGAGTTTGAGGCAGCATAAAAAGCAAAACTAATAAGATGGTTGGGTGAGGAATGAAAGGAAGGTGTCCTTTATCTTTGCTTCTCGTGGGTTAACCAGAGGATCAATGGTGTTTTTCCATCCTTCAAAATCTATAGGGGAACCAGCATCCGGCAGCTCGAACCCATTCACATAGAATGTTGGTGTAGCAGAAACGCCTCTTGAAACGCTATACTGCAAAACAGAACAAAGGCAAATTAATCTACGCGGAGGGAGTGGACCAAACTTATTATGAAAACTAAGTAATGACAGAAAGTAACGCAAGCTACTAAAACTCAAGCTTCCAGCAAACTAAAATAATGACTAGTGAGTATGTGACTATGCAACGACGGATCCATATCACTCCACTTGGTTATCTAGGCAATAGTACAGAGGACCGAACAGAACAAGCCATTTGGTTATTTTTCTTGACTAGTGAAAGATGTGAACCTTGAAGGAAAAGCAGAAGGGATTACCTTGAAGGAAACCCTAGTAGCAAGATCAGACTGTGAGTTGCGGAAGCCAGATTTAAGAGGATAATGAAATGAGCTACCTAATGTAACTGTCCCGAGTTTGACTAATTTGTCCACAACCGCAGGTCTTGGCATGAATTGTGTTTGCGAGTTGTAGAACAATGCCTGTTAAATCAAATAACAACCAAAACCATAAGTAATCATCATAGACAAGGTCTTCATTACACCACAGCGAAACAGAACAAAGAAACAgaaatttggatttttaaatatCAATAACCGAACCTGGTGCTTGAATATCCCTTCGAGCAACCCGAACGTGGCATTGGAATCTAACGCATTCACAATGTGCAAGGCCCTAGACACTACAAACGCATTGTCATGGAACCTGCGTGTTCCAAAAAACACACACGAAACATAAAAAAAGGTCCATACGAAAACATTTTGCATAAGAGAGAATTCAAAACACTGACGGCAAAGGGATGAGGTGAAGAACAAGAGCAACGCGAGATCCGTAGTGATCAACCGCTAGCTTTAACGGTTCCCAAGCGTCACCGCAATCGGGGCAAACCGGGTCAAAATACGCTTCGATGAGTATCGTTTCCGGTTCGATTTTCCTACCCGGTGGATACACGAATCCATCGCGTCTCGGCGGGGGCACTAGCTGCGCATGTACGCTTGTTCCGACGAGTAAAGCAACGACCAATAAAGCCGTTCGAATCattctcgctctctctctctctctctctctctctctctctctctcaatcgaTTTCTCTTACAAGGAGAGATTAAAAACTCACGGTGGTGTCACGGAGAAGATAAAATCAACGGCTAAGATTACGTAGAAGCTGAGTGAGACCCAGTCTTTCATTTTCAGCCGTGGATTTCCAACTATTGGTGACGTGGCAGACTTTATAAGTTAACACGGCGGAGTCACGGAGAAGATAGAATCAACGGCTGAGATTCCTCGGAAGCTAAGTGAGACCCAGTCTCTTATTTTCAGCCGTTGATATTTTCATTATGCTGACGTGGCGGAATCTGGTGGCGTGGACGGTTTATAACTATAAAGTGATTAGTGGAGCgggaaagttttttttttttctttttttttgtcaaagcaATGACAAAACAAGTTCTTCCACTGATAGAGAAGATCCCTCAAACGATCCTTGGATTCTTAGAATCTTCTCCATCTCATTGGTCTTCTTCTCTATCGAAAACAACGCAGGCTCATGCTCGTATACTCAAATCCGGAGCCCAGAACGACGGCTACATCTCCGCGAAACTCATCTCTTCCTACTCGAACTACAGCTGCTTCGACGACGCGAATCTCATCTTGCAATCGATCCCGGATCCAAATGTCTACACTTTCTCGTCTCTCATCTACGCGTTGACCAAGGCCAAGCTTTACTCTCAATCGCTCGGCGTGTTCTCTCGGATGCTCTCTCGTGGGTTGGTTCCAGATACCCACGTTCTTCCGAATCTGTTCAAAGTCTGTGCTGAGTTATCGGCCTTTAGAGCCGGTAAACAGATTCATTGCGTGGCGTGTGCGTTGGGGTTGGATGGGGATAGGTTCGTTCAGGGCTCTTTGTTTCATATGTACATGAGGTGTGGTAAGATGGGCGATGCGCGCAAGGTGTTCGATAGAATGCGTGAGAGGGATGTTGTGACTTGCAGTGCTTTGCTTTGTGGGTACGCGAGGAAGGGTTGTTTAGAGGAGGTGGTTCGTGTTCTGTCTGAGATGGAAAGTTGTGGTATTGAGCCGAATGTCGTGTCTTGGAATGGGATTCTTAGTGGGTTTAATCGTAGCGGGTATCATAAGGAAGCAGTGGTGATGTTTCAGAAGATGCATCGTCTGGGGTTTCTACCTGATGAGATTGCTGTTTCGAGTGTTCTTCCTTCTGTTGGAGACTCGGAGAGAGTGGATGTAGGGAGGCAGATTCATGGGTATGTGATTAAAGAGGGTTTGCTGAAGGATAAATGTGTGATTAGTGCGATGATCGATATGTATGGGAAGTCTGGTCATGTCTATGGGATTATAGATCTTTTCGAACAGTTTGAGCTGATGGAGACCGGGGTTTGCAATGCATGTATTACAGGGCTGTCGCGAAATGGTCTTGTTGACAAGGCGCTTGAGATGTTTGAGCTGTTCAAGGAGCAAAAGATGGAGCTAAATGTCGTGTCATGGACTTCAATCATAGCTGGGTGTGCACAGAATGGGAAAGATATTGAAGCTCTAGAACTATTCAGAGAAATGCAGGTTGCTAGAGTGAAGCCAAACCGTGTAACAATCCCTTCAATGCTTCCAGCGTGCGGAAACATAGCAGCTTTGGTTCATGGGAGATCGGCTCATGCATTTGCTGTACGGGTCCACCTTTTGGATGATGTTCACGTTGGGAGCGCACTGATTGACATGTATGCCAAATGTGGAAGAATCAACATGTCTCAGGTTGTCTTTGATATGATGCCCACGAAAAACTTGGTCTGCTGGAATTCGTTAATGAGTGGATACTCGATGCACGGGAAGGCCAAGGAAGTCATGAGCATATTTGAATCTCTCGTGAGAACCAGGTTGAAACCTGATTTCATCAGCTTTACAAGCTTATTGTCAGCATGTAGCCAAGTAGGTTTAACAGATGAAGGATGGAAATATTTCGGCATGATGACTGAGGAATATGGGATTAAACCGAGGTTGGAACATTATTCTTGCATGGTAAGCCTCCTTGGACGCGCAGGGAAGTTGCAAGAAGCATATGATTTGGTAAAGGAGATGCCTCTGGAGCCAGACTCCTGCGTCTGGGGAGCTTTGCTAAACTCTTGCAGACTTCAAAACAATGTAGACTTAGCTGAGATCGCAGCAGAAAAACTTTTCGATCTAGAACCGGAAAACCCAGGGAGTTACGTTCTCTTGTCCAATATATACGCAGCTAAAGGCATGTGGGCAGAAGTAGACAGTATTAGAAACAGGATGGAGAGTCTGGGGATGAAGAAGAACCCGGGATGCAGCTGGATTCAAGTGAAGAACAAAGTGTACACGCTTCTTGCTGGTGACAAGTCGCATCCGCAGATAGATCAGATAACAGAGAAGATGGATGAGATAAGCAAAGAGATGAGGAAAGCTGGTCATCTCCCGAATTTAGATTTTGCTCTACATGATGTGGAGGAGCAAGAGCAAGAGCAGATGTTATGGGGACACAGCGAGAAACTAGCAGTAGTTTTTGGTCTTCTGAACACACCAGACGGTACACCACTTCAGGTCATAAAGAACCTTAGGATATGCGGAGATTGCCACTCAGTCATTAAATTTATATCGGGTTACGCAGGTAGAGCGATTTTCGTTAGAGATACGAATAGGTTTCATCACTTCAAAGATGGTGTTTGTTCTTGTGGAGATTTCTGGTGACATTTTGAAGGGTTTTTGTTTTACTCTAAAAGATTTTGGATCGTCATGTTTCTGCTATACAAGTTGATTAAGAAAGCTTATGAATGGTAAAACTACGGAAGATATAGTCCATGATACTTTCAAAACTTTGGTTCATATCATAAGTCATAACTCATAATATGTACACACTTAAGGAAGCTTTATTCTCGTTGATAACTCATCATAAGTTTTATTAAACGTCTAACAAGATTTTATGAATGTGCTATAACAAAAAGCCcgtctagctcagttggtagagcgcaAGGCTCTTAACCTTGTGGTCGTGGGTTCGAGGCCCACGGTGGGcgcttattatttttttaatttaagaaatttttaaaaaatatctccCCCGAAAAAGGACAAAAACTTTTCGATCGAAAAACAATAattgtcttttttattttcaggaaaataaataattaaaaaataatattgtcaGATATCATCCAACCACGTTTTATTCAAAGAGAGCCACAGAGCATCACAGTTGAACACAGACATCGcagttttttctctctctcaatccatctctctccctctctgcTTGAATCGATTCGTTCCAGGTACGTGATTTGTTCATCAGATCTTCAATGACTCTTCCAATGTTATGATCGGATCGAAGTTTCAATTGATTTGGTTTCATTTTTGATATATCGATCTGTTTCCGCCTCGCGTTTTTGTTCACAGGGATTGTGGAGCGGTTTGATTTGATATCGATCTGTGACAATGGTGGCTGCTGGTATCGACATGGATGAAGGAGCTCTCGAGATCGGAATGGgtatgttgattttttttattgtgatCTGTAGATTCCGATCTTTGCATCACATAATAATTCTCTAAAACATTTGGTTGACTAACGGATGATGTAGATTGATTTCTTCTGTTGATCACATATCAAATCGTTTTCTGTAGACTGATTTgagaatactttttttttttgaattgtgtAGAGTACAGAACTGTCTCAGGTGTTGCGGGACCCTTGGTCATCCTTGAAAAAGTGAAGGTAGTATAAACATTCATTCATAAAGAGAAGAGATTTGCcatcgttcttttttttttgtagaatagTTACTGACTCTAAAGATTTTATTGAACTGTTTATAAAATACCTCAGGGTCCAAAGTACCAGGAGATTGTTAACATTCGCTTAGGAGATGGATCTATGAGACGTGGTCAGGTCTTGGAGGTTGATGGCGAGAAAGCTGTTGTCCAGGTTCATCATTCTTCTCTGTTACTCTTTAACTTGATTTGTGCAAATACACTAGACACATGATGTAGAGGTTTGCTTGTCCTCAGTAACATATTCATCTCCTGGTTTCAGGTTTTTGAAGGAACATCTGGAATTGACAACAAATTTACCACCGTGCAATTCACAGGAGAGGTATTTAACTATTATCATAAGCCTTCTTCACTGAAATCTAAGTTGATTTGTTAAATGGTTGCCAGCTTTCGAAAAACTGAGAACTGctataattttttggtttaacgTTTCTGCTTATGGTATGTGTTTCAGGTTTTGAAGACCCCTGTGTCACAAGACATGCTTGGCCGTATTTTTAACGGCTCCGGAAAGCCAATTGATAATGGCCCTCCTATTTTGCCAGAGGCATACCTTGACATCTCTGGTGAGTGTGTTTATTTATTTCCTCATCGTGTGATCTCTGAAGCCAAAGTTTTGTCGTTGTTTTGATTGTGTCGGTGAATAATATTTATAGGAAGTTCAATCAACCCCAGTGAAAGAACCTACCCTGAAGAGATGATTCAGACTGGGATTTCTACCATTGATGTCATGAACTCCATTGCTCGTGGACAGAAAATTCCTCTTTTCTCTGCTGCTGGTCTACCTCATAACGAAATCGCTGCTCAGATTTGTCGTCAGGCTGGTCTTGTTAAGCGGTTGGAAAAGACTGAGAACCTAATTGAGGTAATCATTTACTACCACTAAAGTACTTTTATGTTCTAAGGATCATGCTGAAGTGCAAGTGTGTCTGTGCACACATTCAGTTTCTAACTAATGTATAAGGATTTGAGCATCTCTTTATATCCGTGTGACATGTAAATAT
The Raphanus sativus cultivar WK10039 chromosome 1, ASM80110v3, whole genome shotgun sequence DNA segment above includes these coding regions:
- the LOC108807578 gene encoding glycine-rich cell wall structural protein 2 — translated: MDMYERVAKPKDETPIAENEIRITSTGRARNCITYAMALLQEKGSDEVIFKAMGRAINKTVNIVELIKRRVAGLHQHTSIGSTDITDTWEPKEEGLLPIETTRHVSLITIILSKKELNTSSVGYQPPIPIEMVKPLAEIDYEGRDGSPRGRARRGRGGGRGRGGRGDGYVNVEYDDGGMEPERPSGRGRGGRGRGGGRGGRGRGGYNGPPQPYYEAQQDGGSYENNAPAPQYHEYDDGGMEPERSSGRGRGGRGRGGGRRGGGRGRGGFNAPPPYYEAQQHGGDYGYNNAPHPQQDYGHDAPPQGRGGGRGGRGGRGRGGGRGGFNRSNGPPIQAAA
- the LOC108851093 gene encoding uncharacterized protein LOC108851093, yielding MIRTALLVVALLVGTSVHAQLVPPPRRDGFVYPPGRKIEPETILIEAYFDPVCPDCGDAWEPLKLAVDHYGSRVALVLHLIPLPFHDNAFVVSRALHIVNALDSNATFGLLEGIFKHQALFYNSQTQFMPRPAVVDKLVKLGTVTLGSSFHYPLKSGFRNSQSDLATRVSFKYSVSRGVSATPTFYVNGFELPDAGSPIDFEGWKNTIDPLVNPREAKIKDTFLSFLTQPSY
- the LOC108840589 gene encoding pentatricopeptide repeat-containing protein At1g20230; the protein is MTKQVLPLIEKIPQTILGFLESSPSHWSSSLSKTTQAHARILKSGAQNDGYISAKLISSYSNYSCFDDANLILQSIPDPNVYTFSSLIYALTKAKLYSQSLGVFSRMLSRGLVPDTHVLPNLFKVCAELSAFRAGKQIHCVACALGLDGDRFVQGSLFHMYMRCGKMGDARKVFDRMRERDVVTCSALLCGYARKGCLEEVVRVLSEMESCGIEPNVVSWNGILSGFNRSGYHKEAVVMFQKMHRLGFLPDEIAVSSVLPSVGDSERVDVGRQIHGYVIKEGLLKDKCVISAMIDMYGKSGHVYGIIDLFEQFELMETGVCNACITGLSRNGLVDKALEMFELFKEQKMELNVVSWTSIIAGCAQNGKDIEALELFREMQVARVKPNRVTIPSMLPACGNIAALVHGRSAHAFAVRVHLLDDVHVGSALIDMYAKCGRINMSQVVFDMMPTKNLVCWNSLMSGYSMHGKAKEVMSIFESLVRTRLKPDFISFTSLLSACSQVGLTDEGWKYFGMMTEEYGIKPRLEHYSCMVSLLGRAGKLQEAYDLVKEMPLEPDSCVWGALLNSCRLQNNVDLAEIAAEKLFDLEPENPGSYVLLSNIYAAKGMWAEVDSIRNRMESLGMKKNPGCSWIQVKNKVYTLLAGDKSHPQIDQITEKMDEISKEMRKAGHLPNLDFALHDVEEQEQEQMLWGHSEKLAVVFGLLNTPDGTPLQVIKNLRICGDCHSVIKFISGYAGRAIFVRDTNRFHHFKDGVCSCGDFW